Proteins from a genomic interval of Streptomyces sp. Tu6071:
- a CDS encoding anthrone oxygenase family protein: MTTQVLAVVTIVAAGMLVGVEFSVAFFVNAILNALPGDMGLRGRMGGAKLLGRVMPFWYIGTTVLGAVWAGLGGGVLVLVGVLLLAASVVMSIVFLVPINSRVAKWDETGVPEDWRTQLGAWDRYHYARVAVLIASLAVLAASVA, translated from the coding sequence ATGACCACTCAGGTGCTCGCCGTCGTCACGATCGTCGCGGCCGGGATGCTCGTCGGGGTCGAGTTCTCGGTGGCGTTCTTCGTCAACGCGATCCTCAACGCCCTCCCCGGCGACATGGGTCTGCGCGGCCGGATGGGCGGCGCGAAGCTGCTCGGCCGGGTGATGCCGTTCTGGTACATCGGGACGACGGTGCTCGGCGCCGTGTGGGCCGGGCTCGGCGGCGGCGTGCTCGTCCTCGTCGGCGTGCTGCTGCTCGCGGCGAGCGTCGTGATGTCGATCGTCTTCCTCGTCCCCATCAACTCGCGGGTGGCGAAGTGGGACGAGACGGGCGTCCCCGAGGACTGGCGTACCCAGCTGGGCGCCTGGGACCGCTACCACTACGCGCGGGTCGCGGTCCTCATCGCCTCTCTGGCGGTCCTGGCGGCGTCGGTGGCGTGA
- a CDS encoding bifunctional FO biosynthesis protein CofGH, with product MTAPHPSRPTESAMRRALRRARDGVALDVTEAAVLLQARGDDLKDLSASAARVRDAGLEAAGRPGVLTFSKKVFIPLTRLCRDTCHYCTFVTVPGKLRRDGHGMFMSPDEILDVAREGAALGCKEALFTLGDKPEDRWPEAREWLDAHGYDDTLAYVRAMAIRVLEETGLLPHLNPGVMSWSDLQRLKPVAPSLGMMLETTATRLWSEKGGPHYGSPDKEPAVRLRVLEDAGRSNVPFTSGVLIGIGESYEERADSLFQLRRIQRAHHGLQEVIVQNFRAKPDTAMRAMPDAELEELAACIAVARHLLGPEARIQAPPNLVDREYALIIGAGIDDWGGVSPLTPDHVNPERPWPHIDELATRTAESGFELRERLTIYPEFLKRGEPWLDPRLLPHVRALADPETGLARPGARPEGLPWQEPDEGFTASGRTDLHTAIDTEGRTSDRRGDFDAVYGDWAALREQAAPGMVPQRIDTDVRQALAVAADDPTRLTDDEALALLHADGPALDAVCRIADDIRKSVVGEDVTYIVTRNINFTNVCYTGCRFCAFAQRRTDADAYTLSLDQVADRAQQAWDVGAVEVCMQGGIHPDLPGTAYFDIARAVKERVPGMHVHAFSPMEVVNGASRTGLSVREWLTAAKEAGLDTIPGTAAEILDDEVRWVLTKGKLPAADWIDVVTTAHELGIRSSSTMMYGHVDQPRHWLGHFRTLAAIQQRTGGFTEFVTLPFIHTNAPVYLAGIARPGPTARDNRAVTAMARILLHPYIPNIQTSWVKLGAEGAAEMLRSGANDLGGTLMEETISRMAGSRYGSYRSLRDLEAIAESAGRPHRPRTTTYGEVPPDRMTTARASDGHLPDLLPVLD from the coding sequence ATGACTGCTCCGCACCCCTCCCGGCCCACCGAATCAGCCATGCGCCGCGCGCTGCGGCGGGCGAGGGACGGGGTCGCGCTCGATGTGACAGAGGCCGCCGTCCTGCTCCAGGCCCGTGGTGACGACCTGAAGGACCTCTCGGCCTCGGCGGCGCGCGTCCGCGACGCGGGGCTCGAAGCGGCGGGCAGGCCCGGCGTGCTCACGTTCTCGAAGAAGGTCTTCATCCCGCTCACCCGCCTGTGCCGGGACACGTGCCACTACTGCACCTTCGTCACCGTCCCCGGCAAGCTCCGCCGCGACGGCCACGGCATGTTCATGTCGCCGGACGAGATCCTCGACGTCGCCCGCGAGGGCGCCGCGCTCGGCTGCAAGGAAGCGCTCTTCACGCTCGGCGACAAGCCCGAGGACCGCTGGCCCGAGGCCCGCGAGTGGCTCGACGCGCACGGCTACGACGACACGCTCGCGTACGTACGGGCCATGGCGATCCGCGTCCTGGAGGAGACCGGTCTCCTCCCGCACCTCAACCCGGGCGTCATGTCCTGGTCCGACCTCCAGCGGCTCAAGCCCGTCGCGCCCTCGCTCGGCATGATGCTGGAGACGACGGCGACGCGGCTGTGGTCGGAGAAGGGCGGTCCCCACTACGGCTCCCCGGACAAGGAACCGGCCGTGCGCCTGCGCGTGCTGGAGGACGCGGGCCGCAGCAACGTGCCCTTCACGAGCGGGGTCCTCATCGGCATCGGCGAGTCGTACGAGGAGCGCGCCGACTCCCTCTTCCAGCTCCGCCGTATCCAGCGCGCCCACCACGGCCTCCAGGAAGTCATCGTCCAGAACTTCCGCGCGAAGCCCGATACGGCGATGCGCGCGATGCCGGACGCGGAGCTGGAGGAACTCGCCGCGTGCATCGCGGTCGCCCGCCACCTCCTCGGCCCCGAGGCGCGCATCCAGGCGCCGCCGAACCTCGTCGACCGGGAGTACGCGCTCATCATCGGCGCGGGCATCGACGACTGGGGCGGCGTCTCGCCGCTCACGCCCGACCACGTCAACCCCGAGCGCCCCTGGCCGCACATCGACGAACTCGCCACGCGCACCGCCGAGTCGGGGTTCGAGCTGCGCGAACGCCTCACGATCTACCCGGAGTTCCTGAAGCGCGGCGAGCCCTGGCTCGACCCGCGCCTCCTCCCGCACGTCCGCGCCCTCGCCGACCCGGAGACCGGCCTCGCACGCCCCGGCGCGCGACCCGAGGGCCTTCCCTGGCAGGAGCCCGACGAGGGCTTCACGGCGAGCGGCCGTACGGACCTGCACACGGCGATCGACACGGAGGGCCGTACGAGCGACAGGCGCGGCGACTTCGACGCGGTGTACGGGGACTGGGCGGCCCTGCGCGAGCAGGCGGCGCCCGGCATGGTGCCGCAGCGCATCGACACCGACGTACGGCAGGCGCTCGCCGTCGCCGCCGACGACCCGACCCGGCTGACCGACGACGAGGCGCTGGCCCTCCTGCACGCGGACGGGCCCGCGCTCGACGCCGTGTGCCGGATCGCGGACGACATCCGCAAGAGCGTCGTCGGCGAGGACGTCACCTACATCGTCACGCGGAACATCAACTTCACCAACGTCTGCTACACCGGCTGCCGTTTCTGCGCCTTCGCGCAGCGCCGCACCGACGCCGACGCCTACACGCTCTCCCTCGACCAGGTCGCCGACCGCGCCCAGCAGGCGTGGGACGTCGGGGCCGTCGAGGTCTGCATGCAGGGCGGCATCCACCCCGACCTGCCCGGTACGGCGTACTTCGACATCGCGCGCGCGGTCAAGGAGCGCGTCCCGGGAATGCACGTGCACGCCTTCTCGCCGATGGAGGTCGTCAACGGCGCCTCGCGCACCGGGCTTTCGGTACGGGAGTGGCTGACCGCCGCCAAGGAGGCGGGCCTGGACACCATCCCCGGCACGGCCGCCGAGATCCTCGACGACGAGGTCCGCTGGGTCCTCACCAAGGGCAAACTCCCGGCGGCGGACTGGATCGACGTCGTCACGACGGCGCACGAACTCGGCATCCGCTCCAGCTCCACGATGATGTACGGGCACGTCGACCAGCCCCGTCACTGGCTCGGCCACTTCCGCACCCTCGCCGCGATCCAGCAACGCACGGGCGGCTTCACGGAGTTCGTGACCCTCCCCTTCATCCACACCAACGCCCCCGTCTATCTCGCGGGCATCGCCCGTCCGGGCCCGACCGCCCGCGACAACCGCGCGGTCACCGCGATGGCACGCATCCTTCTGCACCCCTACATCCCCAACATCCAGACGAGTTGGGTGAAGCTCGGCGCGGAGGGCGCGGCGGAGATGCTCCGCTCCGGCGCCAACGACCTCGGCGGCACGCTGATGGAGGAGACCATCTCCCGCATGGCGGGCTCGCGTTACGGCTCCTACCGCTCGCTCCGCGACCTCGAAGCCATCGCCGAGTCAGCGGGCCGCCCCCACCGCCCCCGCACCACGACCTACGGCGAGGTCCCCCCCGACCGCATGACCACCGCCCGCGCCTCCGACGGCCACCTCCCCGACCTCCTCCCGGTCCTGGACTGA
- a CDS encoding ADP-ribosylglycohydrolase family protein, whose protein sequence is MGSATPGTADRAHAIPPGAPTPATEAPPGARSRPAADPAPSASQPVWGRPEQQDYRARIRGALLGAALGDALGAPLDVAGGEAFWANGPGDLLAVPGGGRAGTVTAHTQLALFTTEGLIRAQVRRDTGAWHPPTDLHAAYRRWYATQHEWGPDERRTTDGWLAREEWLYARRSPDRDCLTALGDASAGTLDRPRNPRALSLAPATRSTPLGLLSGWDPALVLQLALECAVQTHGHPVSRLTAGAHALLVHALTRGAGPEDAVRAALPLLGRHPGHEPVTEALTAALDAVRAGAPDRPRAAALHGDGSPARGLALAVWAAAVAPDLRTGLLLAVGHGPHSAARGALCGALLGAAHGDTALPPDWLPALEGRASLLALAEDFALEMTQGPALHGPDRAAFAWLERYPREL, encoded by the coding sequence ATGGGCAGCGCGACACCCGGGACAGCGGACCGCGCGCACGCCATCCCCCCGGGAGCGCCGACGCCCGCGACGGAAGCCCCGCCAGGGGCGCGGTCCCGGCCCGCGGCCGATCCCGCGCCCTCCGCGTCGCAGCCCGTCTGGGGCCGTCCCGAGCAGCAGGACTACCGGGCCCGTATTCGCGGGGCGCTGCTCGGTGCCGCGCTCGGGGACGCGCTCGGGGCGCCGCTCGACGTGGCCGGGGGTGAGGCGTTCTGGGCGAACGGGCCCGGGGATCTGCTCGCCGTGCCGGGCGGTGGGCGCGCCGGGACCGTCACGGCGCACACCCAGCTCGCGCTCTTCACCACCGAGGGCCTCATCCGCGCGCAGGTGCGGCGCGACACGGGCGCCTGGCACCCGCCCACCGATCTGCACGCCGCCTACCGCCGCTGGTACGCGACGCAGCACGAGTGGGGGCCCGACGAGCGCCGTACGACCGATGGCTGGCTCGCCCGCGAGGAGTGGCTCTACGCCCGCCGCTCCCCCGACCGCGACTGCCTCACCGCGCTCGGCGACGCGAGCGCGGGCACCCTCGACCGCCCCCGCAACCCGCGCGCCCTGAGCCTCGCCCCCGCGACCCGCTCCACGCCGCTCGGTCTGCTGAGCGGCTGGGACCCCGCGCTCGTCCTCCAACTCGCCCTGGAATGCGCCGTGCAGACCCACGGCCACCCCGTCTCGCGGCTCACCGCCGGCGCCCACGCCCTCCTCGTCCACGCCCTGACCCGCGGCGCGGGCCCCGAGGACGCCGTACGGGCCGCGCTCCCGCTCCTCGGCCGCCACCCCGGGCACGAGCCCGTCACCGAGGCCCTCACCGCCGCGCTCGACGCCGTACGCGCCGGGGCCCCCGACCGCCCCCGCGCCGCCGCGCTGCACGGCGACGGCTCGCCCGCGCGCGGCCTCGCGCTCGCCGTCTGGGCCGCCGCCGTCGCCCCCGACCTCCGTACCGGCCTGCTCCTCGCCGTCGGCCACGGCCCCCACTCGGCCGCGCGCGGTGCCCTGTGCGGCGCGCTGCTCGGCGCCGCGCACGGCGACACCGCCCTGCCTCCCGACTGGCTCCCCGCCCTCGAAGGCCGCGCGAGCCTCCTCGCCCTCGCCGAGGACTTCGCCCTGGAGATGACCCAGGGCCCCGCGCTGCACGGCCCCGACCGCGCCGCCTTCGCCTGGCTGGAGCGCTACCCGCGCGAACTCTGA
- a CDS encoding DUF397 domain-containing protein: MSLQHGRTNEWVKSSYSTGNGACVEVKSPVSASISVRDSKVSEGPELGFPAASWGTFVTAVTRVPGV; this comes from the coding sequence ATGTCTCTTCAGCACGGTCGCACCAACGAATGGGTCAAGTCCTCGTACTCGACGGGCAATGGAGCCTGTGTCGAGGTCAAGTCCCCCGTCTCCGCGTCGATCTCGGTGCGTGACTCGAAGGTCTCCGAGGGGCCCGAGCTGGGTTTCCCGGCCGCCTCGTGGGGCACTTTCGTCACCGCCGTCACCCGCGTCCCCGGCGTCTGA
- a CDS encoding helix-turn-helix domain-containing protein: MASNVNPTVRRRRLGQELRKLREARNMTAEEVAERLLVSQSKISRLENGRRSISQRDVRDLCGVYEVEDLRIVDSLMQMAKDSRQQGWWHTFGDIPYSIYIGLETDAASLRIYDPQVVPGLLQTPEYAHALVTGALPETAAADIEKRVRVRMARQDRVRDVNAEKPLRLWAVIDEATLRRRVGDEDVMRGQLEHLVKMSHLPHITVQVIPFEVGAHPGLNGQYAVLEFPDTADSSVVYIEGVVSDLYLEKAAEVEQYSVMYEHLRAMALNPDVSRDFITRVAQELYGASGE, translated from the coding sequence GTGGCGTCCAATGTCAACCCCACCGTCAGGCGTCGGCGACTGGGTCAGGAGCTGCGCAAACTGCGCGAGGCGCGGAACATGACGGCCGAGGAGGTCGCCGAGCGCCTGCTCGTCTCGCAGTCGAAGATCAGCCGCCTGGAGAACGGGCGGCGCAGCATCAGCCAGCGCGATGTCCGCGACCTGTGCGGGGTCTACGAGGTCGAGGACCTGCGCATCGTCGACTCGCTCATGCAGATGGCCAAGGACTCGCGCCAGCAGGGCTGGTGGCACACCTTCGGCGACATCCCCTACTCCATCTACATCGGTCTGGAGACGGACGCGGCGAGTCTGCGGATCTACGACCCGCAGGTGGTGCCGGGGCTGCTCCAGACGCCCGAGTACGCGCACGCGCTCGTCACCGGGGCGCTGCCGGAGACGGCCGCCGCCGACATCGAGAAGCGGGTACGGGTGCGGATGGCCCGCCAGGACCGCGTCAGGGACGTCAACGCCGAGAAGCCGCTGCGACTTTGGGCCGTCATCGACGAGGCGACGCTGCGCCGCAGGGTCGGCGACGAGGACGTCATGCGGGGGCAGTTGGAGCACCTCGTCAAGATGTCCCACCTGCCGCACATCACGGTGCAGGTGATCCCCTTCGAGGTGGGCGCGCACCCGGGGCTCAACGGGCAGTACGCGGTACTGGAGTTCCCCGACACGGCGGACTCCAGCGTCGTCTACATCGAGGGCGTCGTGAGCGACCTGTACCTGGAGAAGGCGGCGGAGGTCGAGCAGTACAGCGTCATGTACGAGCACCTGCGCGCGATGGCGCTCAACCCGGATGTGAGCCGCGACTTCATCACGCGTGTGGCGCAGGAGCTGTACGGGGCGAGCGGGGAATGA
- a CDS encoding GOLPH3/VPS74 family protein, giving the protein MGKSRRTLPEELLLLALDPATGTTAQPQSLDLGLAGAQLVELALAGRIAPDGDRIAVVVPRPTGDPTLDHALELLRRRGAPVRAVHWIGGPRLGLRQTYLSHLERIGMVTAVAGQMCGVLPTTRYQAAETSTSREIRSRLDTAIRTGVPPDPRTAALAALAHAVGLGKHLYPGNEGRSSRSRLRDLIRHDPMGGLVAHAVMDVQNGVAAPARRGQGQAPGRVPSQPQRAATVTTAVR; this is encoded by the coding sequence ATGGGCAAGAGCCGCAGAACACTTCCGGAGGAGCTTCTGCTGCTCGCTCTGGACCCGGCCACGGGTACCACAGCGCAGCCGCAGTCGCTCGACCTCGGTCTGGCCGGAGCACAGCTAGTGGAGCTGGCGCTGGCCGGACGGATAGCCCCGGACGGGGACCGGATCGCCGTGGTCGTACCGCGGCCGACCGGTGATCCGACCCTGGACCACGCGCTTGAGCTGTTGCGCAGGCGTGGCGCCCCGGTGCGCGCGGTCCACTGGATCGGTGGGCCACGTCTCGGGCTGCGTCAGACGTATCTCTCGCACTTGGAGCGCATCGGCATGGTCACCGCCGTCGCGGGCCAGATGTGCGGGGTGCTGCCGACGACGCGCTACCAGGCCGCGGAGACGTCGACGAGCAGGGAGATCAGGTCCCGGCTCGACACGGCGATCCGCACCGGCGTGCCACCGGACCCGCGTACGGCCGCGCTCGCGGCCCTCGCGCACGCGGTGGGCCTCGGCAAGCACCTCTATCCCGGCAACGAGGGGCGCTCCTCGCGCTCCCGGCTGCGGGACCTGATCCGGCACGACCCGATGGGCGGACTCGTGGCGCACGCCGTCATGGACGTGCAGAACGGGGTCGCCGCGCCCGCCCGGCGTGGGCAGGGGCAGGCACCGGGACGCGTCCCGTCCCAGCCGCAGCGGGCCGCGACGGTGACCACGGCGGTGCGCTGA
- a CDS encoding D-alanyl-D-alanine carboxypeptidase, producing MAGESPDRAQEHNSPEGSARTRTTGTGGGIPVSRPDDRLRAAVAQWVRSADETEEPEARAAEPGARAGEPAAGAEEPAARADEPAAKPAGPSWAREAREAREAPEDDGTEPGGTGTGAAPEREAEAVPAQAEEPRVPEESPEPEAAKEPAEEPGEPHEPEAEPKSSPESAPGRKAGPEPKPAPATRGLSFHKVDTPTTSLSVFGVVRPAADHTTTVLKLPEAEAPSSKLSDAPKAAAPKPAEAPKAAKAPKAAEPKPADAPEPPKPAGLKPAGPLPDEEPPAERTSTFVPLRPLDDARPAALRPKDPRAAAGTPAEPRTTGKATDAAPAKAKKKPRTDAPAAKPSGAAAGKSAQPSGAAAGKSAAPADDSAAKSSSPFGAGYTASQPDNATTGSTPSSTSPTTPASITAEIPAGTAVGAEETRQQPLPPKAPLDLLAELTNTPPPPETPMRTVVRRFKIWTPLVLLLVVVLGVVQAVRPLPQPTLALTAATTYQFSGKAAPMPWPKSGQAAMDVDGLGSFGSSGAQKPVPIASVAKVMTAYLVLRDHPVKKGGDGASITMDQKAEDDAGLSAQNESTVDVRAGQKLSQKEAIEAIMLASANNIARQLARWDAGSEKDFVAKMNKAADELGMKNTTYTDPSGLNKTTVSTAEDQVKLGKVAMKDPLFREVVRMPAYVDSNGKTQTNWNRLVPMNNTVGIKTGTTTAAGGNLLYAATKEVGGTTRTIVGAVLAQPPAPEDNSILTGALNAGKALIEAAQGTLVAEKVVKKGDVVGSVDDGLGGTTPVVAAKDLTAVGWPGLTVRLKLVDDGTALPHEAAAGTKVGVLRAGDGTSSAVEVPVVLRSALSEPGLGTKLTRLG from the coding sequence GTGGCGGGCGAGTCCCCCGACAGGGCACAGGAGCACAACTCACCGGAGGGGAGTGCCCGGACACGTACGACGGGAACGGGGGGAGGCATCCCCGTCTCGCGCCCCGACGACCGGCTGCGCGCGGCGGTCGCGCAGTGGGTGCGGTCGGCCGACGAGACGGAGGAACCGGAGGCACGGGCAGCGGAACCCGGGGCACGGGCCGGGGAACCGGCGGCAGGGGCCGAGGAGCCCGCCGCACGGGCCGACGAGCCCGCCGCGAAGCCCGCGGGCCCCTCGTGGGCGCGTGAGGCGCGTGAGGCGCGGGAGGCTCCGGAGGACGACGGTACGGAGCCGGGCGGTACGGGCACCGGAGCGGCGCCCGAGCGCGAGGCCGAGGCCGTACCCGCGCAGGCCGAGGAGCCCCGCGTACCGGAGGAGTCGCCGGAACCGGAGGCGGCGAAGGAGCCCGCCGAGGAGCCGGGGGAGCCCCACGAGCCCGAGGCGGAGCCGAAGTCCTCCCCGGAGTCCGCTCCCGGGCGGAAGGCGGGCCCCGAGCCGAAGCCCGCCCCCGCGACCCGTGGGCTCTCGTTCCACAAGGTCGACACCCCCACCACGTCCCTCTCCGTCTTCGGCGTCGTGCGCCCCGCGGCCGACCACACCACGACCGTCCTGAAGCTCCCCGAAGCCGAAGCCCCCAGCTCGAAGCTCAGCGACGCCCCGAAGGCCGCCGCCCCCAAGCCCGCCGAGGCCCCCAAAGCCGCCAAGGCCCCCAAGGCCGCCGAGCCGAAGCCGGCCGACGCCCCCGAGCCCCCCAAGCCCGCCGGCCTCAAGCCCGCCGGGCCGCTCCCCGACGAGGAGCCCCCCGCCGAGCGCACGAGCACGTTCGTCCCGCTGCGCCCCCTCGACGACGCCCGCCCCGCCGCGCTGCGCCCGAAGGACCCCCGCGCCGCAGCGGGGACGCCCGCCGAGCCCCGTACCACCGGCAAGGCCACGGACGCGGCCCCCGCCAAGGCGAAGAAGAAGCCGAGGACGGACGCCCCGGCCGCCAAGCCCTCCGGAGCCGCCGCCGGGAAGTCCGCCCAGCCCTCCGGGGCCGCCGCCGGGAAGAGCGCCGCGCCCGCGGACGACTCCGCCGCCAAGTCCTCGTCCCCTTTCGGTGCCGGTTACACCGCGTCCCAGCCCGACAACGCCACCACCGGCTCCACGCCGTCCTCCACGAGCCCCACGACCCCCGCCTCGATCACCGCCGAGATCCCGGCCGGGACGGCCGTCGGAGCCGAGGAGACCCGGCAGCAGCCGCTGCCGCCCAAGGCACCGCTCGACCTGCTCGCCGAGCTGACCAACACGCCGCCCCCGCCCGAGACCCCGATGCGCACGGTCGTGCGGCGCTTCAAGATCTGGACGCCGCTCGTCCTGCTCCTGGTCGTCGTCCTCGGCGTCGTGCAGGCGGTGCGCCCGCTCCCGCAGCCCACGCTCGCGCTCACCGCCGCGACCACGTACCAGTTCTCCGGCAAGGCGGCCCCCATGCCGTGGCCGAAGAGCGGGCAGGCCGCGATGGACGTCGACGGGCTCGGCAGCTTCGGCAGTTCGGGCGCGCAGAAGCCGGTGCCGATCGCGAGCGTCGCGAAGGTCATGACCGCGTACCTCGTGCTGCGCGACCACCCCGTCAAGAAGGGTGGCGACGGGGCGAGCATCACGATGGACCAGAAGGCCGAGGACGACGCCGGCCTGTCCGCGCAGAACGAGTCCACGGTCGACGTGCGCGCGGGCCAGAAGCTCTCGCAGAAGGAGGCGATCGAGGCGATCATGCTCGCCTCGGCGAACAACATCGCCCGCCAGCTCGCCCGCTGGGACGCCGGGTCCGAGAAGGACTTCGTCGCGAAGATGAACAAGGCCGCCGACGAGCTGGGCATGAAGAACACGACGTACACCGACCCCTCGGGCCTCAACAAGACGACGGTCTCGACCGCCGAGGACCAGGTGAAGCTCGGCAAGGTCGCGATGAAGGACCCGCTCTTCCGCGAGGTCGTGCGGATGCCCGCGTACGTGGACAGCAACGGCAAGACGCAGACGAACTGGAACCGCCTCGTCCCGATGAACAACACCGTCGGCATCAAGACGGGGACGACGACGGCGGCCGGCGGCAACCTGCTCTACGCCGCGACGAAGGAGGTCGGCGGCACGACCCGCACCATCGTCGGCGCCGTGCTCGCCCAGCCGCCCGCGCCCGAGGACAACTCGATCCTCACCGGCGCGCTCAACGCGGGCAAGGCGCTCATCGAGGCCGCGCAGGGCACCCTCGTCGCCGAAAAGGTCGTGAAGAAGGGTGACGTCGTCGGTAGTGTCGACGACGGTCTCGGCGGCACCACGCCCGTCGTCGCGGCCAAGGACCTCACGGCGGTCGGCTGGCCGGGCCTGACCGTGCGGCTCAAGCTCGTCGACGACGGCACGGCGCTGCCGCACGAGGCGGCGGCCGGGACGAAGGTCGGCGTGCTGCGGGCCGGGGACGGCACGAGCAGCGCCGTCGAGGTCCCGGTCGTGCTCCGGTCCGCGCTGAGCGAGCCGGGCCTCGGTACGAAGCTCACCCGGCTGGGGTGA
- a CDS encoding M6 family metalloprotease domain-containing protein — protein MEQPTNGAPSPSGPIPGRGGRAGGKPAPDGRAHAPGTARPRTGRRDAAGAATPRTPADGASSTSAPAPAARLRRAARLRRGIAVASLAPLAVAVTLSTTGSGSPDAAGHSAAGPVAAGGGDGIDACRISGPLGTQMSEGLPTTAGYARSTGRVRALNLLVDFSDAEGEGTVDDRLKEFFPQTTRWFERSSYGRIDYRPETPVKRWLRMPKPFSAYGIERGAPFEPGYRKLVRDLVKISDPLVDFASYDLVNVLVTPNAGPSALDTVLSVTFAGNREAPVADGVPLANTSFLYSRQDDGSGSYARTGYRVLPHENGHVFGLPDLYTQDGGGAVGHWDIMSEDWGADNDLLGWHKWKLGWLDDEQVGCVASPGTHDFTVAPLAAAGHDRKLLFIPLSHTSGIAAEVRTRGGNDDSVCKPGLLVYRVDADVDTGQGPITVADSKKESGGCTRSPNVHAELSDAPFGVGETYRDDGSRTRVEVLGRTEDGEYRVRVHRD, from the coding sequence ATGGAGCAGCCGACCAACGGGGCGCCTTCCCCCTCGGGCCCGATACCCGGCCGGGGCGGCCGGGCGGGCGGAAAGCCCGCACCGGACGGCCGCGCCCACGCACCGGGTACGGCCCGGCCCCGTACCGGCCGACGTGACGCGGCGGGCGCCGCCACACCCCGTACCCCCGCCGACGGCGCCTCCTCCACGTCCGCCCCCGCTCCCGCCGCCCGCCTCCGCCGCGCCGCCCGCCTCCGGCGCGGCATCGCGGTCGCCTCGCTCGCCCCGCTCGCCGTCGCCGTCACGCTCAGCACGACGGGCTCGGGCTCCCCCGACGCCGCCGGGCACTCGGCCGCGGGGCCCGTCGCCGCCGGGGGCGGGGACGGCATCGACGCGTGCCGGATATCCGGGCCGCTCGGCACGCAGATGTCGGAGGGGCTGCCGACCACCGCCGGGTACGCGCGTTCCACCGGGCGCGTGCGCGCGCTCAACCTCCTCGTCGACTTCTCCGACGCGGAGGGCGAGGGCACGGTCGACGACCGGCTCAAGGAGTTCTTCCCGCAGACGACGCGGTGGTTCGAGCGCAGTTCGTACGGGCGCATCGACTACCGGCCCGAGACGCCCGTCAAGCGCTGGCTGCGGATGCCGAAGCCGTTCTCCGCGTACGGGATAGAGCGCGGCGCGCCCTTCGAGCCGGGCTACCGCAAGCTCGTGCGCGACCTCGTGAAGATCTCCGACCCGCTCGTGGACTTCGCCTCGTACGACCTCGTGAACGTGCTCGTCACACCGAACGCCGGGCCGTCCGCGCTCGACACCGTCCTCTCGGTGACCTTCGCGGGCAACCGCGAGGCGCCGGTCGCGGACGGCGTCCCGCTCGCCAACACGAGCTTCCTCTACAGCCGCCAGGACGACGGCTCGGGCTCGTACGCGCGCACGGGCTACCGCGTGCTCCCGCACGAGAACGGCCACGTCTTCGGCCTCCCCGACCTCTACACGCAGGACGGCGGCGGCGCCGTGGGGCACTGGGACATCATGAGCGAGGACTGGGGGGCCGACAACGACCTCCTCGGCTGGCACAAGTGGAAGCTGGGCTGGCTCGACGACGAACAGGTGGGCTGCGTGGCCTCGCCGGGCACCCACGACTTCACCGTGGCGCCGCTCGCGGCGGCGGGCCACGACAGGAAGCTCCTCTTCATCCCCCTCTCGCACACGTCCGGCATCGCCGCCGAGGTCCGCACCCGGGGCGGCAACGACGACAGTGTCTGCAAGCCGGGCCTCCTCGTCTACCGCGTCGACGCGGACGTGGACACGGGCCAGGGCCCGATCACGGTCGCCGACTCGAAGAAGGAGAGCGGAGGCTGCACCCGCAGCCCCAACGTCCACGCGGAACTCTCCGACGCCCCCTTCGGCGTCGGCGAGACCTACCGCGACGACGGCTCCCGGACCCGGGTGGAGGTGCTGGGGAGGACGGAGGACGGGGAGTACCGGGTACGGGTGCACAGGGACTGA